In a single window of the Acetivibrio clariflavus DSM 19732 genome:
- the prfA gene encoding peptide chain release factor 1 — protein MFDKLQAAENRYEEINHKLSDPTVIENQDEYRKLMKEHAELQELVNKYGEYKKLTKDIAEAKELLNEKLDKDFRDMVELELKEAEESLERIKKEIKILLLPKDPNDEKNVIVEIRGGAGGDEASLFAGDLFRMYTKYAEKCGWKTEILDSNPNEIGGFKEVIFAIEGNGAYSKLKFESGVHRVQRIPETEANGRIHTSTVTVAVLPEVEEVDVEINPNDLKIDTFRASGAGGQHINKTESAIRITHIPTGIVVTCQDQRSQHKNKDKAMRILRSKLYEMAQEQQNSEIAQARKTQVGTGDRSERIRTYNYPQGRVTDHRIGLTLYKIDSILEGDLDEIIDALITTSQAERLASGGNDDEI, from the coding sequence ATGTTTGATAAGTTGCAAGCAGCAGAGAACAGATATGAAGAAATAAATCATAAGCTTAGTGACCCGACTGTAATTGAAAATCAGGATGAATACAGAAAATTGATGAAAGAACATGCTGAACTTCAGGAACTGGTGAATAAATATGGTGAATATAAAAAACTTACCAAAGATATAGCTGAAGCTAAGGAACTTCTCAATGAAAAACTTGATAAAGACTTTAGAGATATGGTGGAGCTGGAGCTCAAAGAAGCTGAGGAAAGCCTGGAAAGAATAAAGAAGGAAATTAAGATACTTCTTCTGCCTAAAGACCCTAATGACGAGAAGAATGTTATTGTTGAAATACGTGGAGGTGCAGGAGGAGATGAAGCTTCGCTTTTTGCCGGCGACCTTTTCAGGATGTACACAAAATATGCTGAGAAATGCGGTTGGAAAACCGAGATTTTAGACTCAAATCCTAATGAAATAGGTGGCTTTAAAGAAGTGATTTTTGCCATCGAAGGTAATGGTGCTTACAGCAAGTTGAAATTTGAGAGTGGAGTACACAGGGTACAGAGGATACCGGAAACTGAAGCGAATGGCAGAATTCATACATCTACTGTGACGGTTGCCGTTTTGCCGGAAGTAGAGGAAGTGGATGTTGAAATAAATCCGAATGATTTGAAAATAGATACTTTTAGAGCATCCGGTGCCGGAGGACAGCATATTAATAAGACCGAGTCGGCTATAAGAATAACACATATACCTACCGGCATAGTTGTAACCTGTCAGGACCAGAGATCTCAGCATAAAAATAAAGATAAGGCTATGAGAATCTTAAGGTCCAAGCTTTATGAGATGGCCCAGGAACAGCAGAACAGTGAAATTGCACAGGCCAGGAAAACACAAGTCGGTACCGGTGACAGGAGCGAAAGGATCAGAACATATAATTACCCGCAAGGAAGAGTTACCGATCATAGAATAGGTCTCACTTTATATAAAATTGACAGTATATTGGAAGGGGACTTGGATGAAATTATCGACGCACTGATTACTACCAGTCAGGCAGAGCGCCTTGCAAGTGGCGGAAATGACGATGAGATTTAA
- a CDS encoding ZIP family metal transporter, with translation MGDLIKVTLIGLISGMAGTSIGGLMAFFVKRVNRRFISTILEFSAGLMTSVVCFKLIPEAFKYGGIKFTFFGVFLGVTAILLVEEIMGRAEFVKTKKQNSGLLRAGMVMAIGIALHNFPEGFAVGSGFEASVSLGMVITAVIIIHDIPEGIAMAVPMKAGGFTSKKAFALTALSGVPMGFGALLGAIVGGISEKFIGACLSFAAGAMLYVVYGELMVESKKLYLGRLPSLSNVFGIVCGIIVTTIS, from the coding sequence GTGGGGGACTTGATAAAAGTTACACTTATTGGCCTTATCTCCGGTATGGCGGGAACAAGTATCGGCGGGTTAATGGCTTTTTTTGTTAAGAGAGTAAACAGACGTTTTATAAGTACTATTTTAGAGTTTTCAGCAGGGTTGATGACCTCGGTTGTGTGCTTTAAACTCATACCGGAAGCGTTCAAATACGGAGGAATAAAGTTTACCTTTTTTGGAGTATTCCTTGGGGTGACTGCTATTTTGTTGGTGGAAGAGATCATGGGAAGAGCCGAGTTTGTCAAGACGAAAAAACAGAACTCAGGTCTCTTAAGAGCGGGTATGGTGATGGCAATAGGAATTGCACTTCATAATTTCCCGGAAGGATTTGCAGTGGGATCCGGATTTGAAGCATCAGTAAGTTTAGGTATGGTTATTACTGCAGTAATTATAATTCACGACATTCCTGAAGGAATAGCGATGGCAGTTCCTATGAAGGCTGGAGGATTTACCAGCAAGAAAGCTTTTGCGTTGACGGCACTGTCTGGGGTACCGATGGGATTTGGGGCCTTATTGGGAGCAATAGTTGGAGGTATCTCTGAAAAATTTATCGGAGCCTGTCTCAGCTTTGCAGCCGGAGCCATGCTTTACGTGGTTTATGGAGAGTTAATGGTTGAGTCAAAAAAACTTTATTTGGGAAGACTTCCTTCCTTAAGTAATGTTTTTGGCATTGTTTGTGGTATAATAGTAACGACGATAAGTTAA
- a CDS encoding L-threonylcarbamoyladenylate synthase — MKTEILKIDLHNIDSQKIKYAAQVIEEGGLVAFPTETVYGLGANALNKTAVEKIFKAKGRPSDNPLIVHVADKKSVGNLVLRIPEKAEKLMDAFWPGPLTLVMDKQSIVPDIITAGLDTVAIRVPSHPIALALIREAKLPIAAPSANISGKPSPTDSKHVINDLYGKVDVIIDGGFSNIGVESTVVDMVVDPPMLLRPGGITLEQLEDVIGNVRIDPGIAQKNLDGKVVPKSPGMKYKHYAPKAKVVIVEGEIQKVAEKINELVKECESRDIKVGILATDETKHFYPENLTVSLGSRLNPETIAANLFNAFRDYDKTDVQTIFAEAVDSSGIGLAIMNRMNKAAGYNIIKV, encoded by the coding sequence TTGAAAACGGAAATTCTAAAAATAGACCTACATAATATCGATAGCCAAAAGATAAAATATGCAGCTCAGGTAATAGAAGAAGGAGGTCTGGTGGCTTTTCCCACAGAAACTGTTTATGGGCTTGGAGCCAATGCATTAAACAAAACTGCTGTAGAAAAAATATTTAAGGCAAAGGGGAGACCATCGGACAATCCTCTTATAGTGCATGTGGCAGATAAAAAGTCTGTTGGAAATCTTGTTTTGCGAATACCCGAGAAGGCAGAAAAGCTTATGGATGCTTTCTGGCCGGGTCCTTTAACATTAGTTATGGACAAGCAGTCTATTGTACCGGATATTATAACTGCAGGTCTTGATACTGTTGCAATTAGAGTTCCGTCTCATCCCATTGCTCTTGCTTTGATAAGAGAAGCTAAACTGCCTATAGCTGCACCTAGTGCCAATATATCCGGAAAACCTAGTCCTACCGATTCAAAACATGTAATCAATGATTTATACGGTAAAGTAGATGTTATAATTGATGGAGGATTCTCCAACATTGGTGTGGAATCAACTGTTGTGGATATGGTTGTAGACCCTCCAATGTTGCTGCGGCCCGGAGGCATAACCCTTGAACAGTTGGAAGATGTTATAGGGAATGTACGGATTGATCCCGGTATTGCGCAAAAGAACTTGGACGGTAAAGTTGTACCGAAGTCACCGGGTATGAAATATAAGCATTATGCACCAAAGGCAAAAGTTGTTATAGTTGAAGGTGAGATTCAAAAGGTTGCGGAAAAAATCAACGAATTGGTAAAAGAGTGTGAGAGCAGGGATATAAAAGTCGGAATACTGGCTACCGATGAGACGAAACATTTTTATCCTGAAAATTTAACTGTATCTTTGGGCAGCAGATTAAACCCTGAAACTATTGCAGCTAATTTGTTTAATGCGTTCAGGGATTATGACAAGACGGATGTACAGACTATTTTTGCAGAAGCTGTTGACAGTTCAGGTATTGGTCTTGCGATAATGAATAGAATGAATAAAGCAGCAGGATATAATATTATTAAAGTATAG
- a CDS encoding low molecular weight protein arginine phosphatase has protein sequence MKKILFVCTGNTCRSIMAEGIFNDAILKEEESMRQFVASSAGIAAFDGDCASENALNVMKSWNIDISCHKAKRITPEEVNSAFLILTMTREHKRVLHKFFPGAKDKIFTLKEFAYEDIEEIRIKSADISDPYGKDEDIYRECAVEIRDAVDKVIEKLKHKYI, from the coding sequence ATGAAAAAAATACTATTTGTCTGTACTGGAAATACGTGTAGGAGCATTATGGCTGAAGGAATTTTTAATGATGCCATTTTAAAAGAGGAAGAGTCCATGAGGCAGTTTGTTGCATCTTCGGCGGGAATTGCTGCTTTTGACGGGGATTGTGCCAGTGAGAATGCTTTAAATGTAATGAAGAGTTGGAATATTGATATCAGCTGTCACAAAGCAAAAAGAATTACTCCGGAAGAAGTGAACAGTGCGTTTCTGATACTTACTATGACAAGGGAACATAAGAGAGTACTGCATAAATTTTTCCCGGGGGCAAAGGATAAGATTTTCACATTAAAGGAATTTGCCTATGAAGATATTGAAGAAATAAGAATTAAGTCCGCGGATATAAGTGATCCCTATGGAAAGGATGAAGATATATACAGAGAATGTGCAGTTGAGATTAGGGACGCTGTGGACAAAGTAATTGAAAAACTTAAACATAAGTATATATAG
- the rpiB gene encoding ribose 5-phosphate isomerase B: MKIAIGSDHAGYELKEEIVKFLQQNNYEVVDFGTCDTKSVDYPDYGIKVAEAVKNGDCGKGIVICGTGIGISIAANKVPGIRAALCTNSFMARMSREHNNANVLAIGARIVGLDLAIDIVDTWLKTDYLGDRHQRRLDKIEDIEKKYGR, from the coding sequence ATGAAAATAGCAATAGGTAGTGATCATGCAGGATACGAATTAAAAGAAGAAATTGTGAAGTTTCTTCAACAAAACAACTATGAAGTTGTTGATTTTGGGACATGCGATACTAAATCGGTGGATTATCCCGATTATGGCATAAAAGTCGCAGAAGCCGTTAAAAATGGCGATTGTGGAAAAGGTATAGTGATATGTGGAACAGGGATAGGAATATCCATAGCGGCTAACAAAGTGCCGGGTATTAGGGCAGCATTGTGTACCAACAGTTTTATGGCAAGAATGAGCCGGGAACATAACAATGCAAATGTACTTGCAATAGGAGCCAGGATAGTTGGCTTAGACCTTGCGATAGACATCGTAGATACATGGCTTAAAACTGATTATTTAGGAGATCGACACCAAAGAAGATTGGACAAAATAGAAGACATCGAAAAAAAATATGGAAGATAA
- the upp gene encoding uracil phosphoribosyltransferase has protein sequence MKNVFVLDHPLIQHKISLLRDKNTQTKEFRELVMEISMLMGYEVTRNMPLKEVEIETPVGVAKTNIISGKKLGIVPILRAGLGMVDGLLKLLPMAKVGHIGLYRDPETLGPVEYYCKLPEDVSEREIVVVDPMLATGGSASAAIQYIKDKGVSSIKLMCLIASKDGIDRINKDHPDVAIYCAAVDEKLNDHGYIIPGLGDAGDRLFGTK, from the coding sequence ATGAAAAACGTTTTTGTACTTGATCATCCTTTGATACAGCATAAAATTTCACTTTTAAGGGATAAGAATACCCAAACGAAGGAATTTAGGGAATTAGTGATGGAGATATCCATGCTGATGGGATATGAAGTTACAAGAAATATGCCTTTAAAAGAAGTTGAGATAGAAACCCCTGTTGGGGTGGCAAAAACCAATATTATCTCCGGTAAAAAACTTGGCATAGTACCTATACTTAGGGCTGGTTTGGGCATGGTAGATGGCTTGCTTAAACTGCTTCCTATGGCGAAAGTCGGTCATATTGGGTTATACAGAGATCCTGAAACATTAGGTCCTGTGGAATACTACTGTAAACTACCCGAAGATGTTTCCGAAAGAGAGATTGTTGTAGTAGACCCAATGCTGGCTACAGGCGGTTCAGCATCAGCTGCAATACAATACATAAAGGATAAAGGAGTAAGCAGTATCAAGCTGATGTGCCTGATTGCATCCAAAGATGGAATTGACAGGATAAACAAGGATCATCCCGATGTTGCTATATACTGTGCAGCCGTTGATGAGAAGTTAAACGACCATGGATATATAATACCGGGCTTAGGTGATGCGGGGGACAGGTTGTTTGGAACTAAGTAA
- a CDS encoding deoxycytidylate deaminase, with protein MRPSWDQYFMEIVELIKKRSTCKRRQVGALIVKDKRILATGYNGAPMGCKHCDEVGCLREKLNIPSGERHELCRAIHAEQNAIVQAAYSGTSVKDGTLYVTTQPCVLCAKMAINAGIKKIVFKGDYPDNLAMDLLKETGIRVVKFDGE; from the coding sequence GTGAGACCATCTTGGGACCAGTACTTTATGGAAATAGTTGAGCTCATAAAAAAGAGGTCAACTTGTAAAAGACGTCAGGTCGGAGCATTGATTGTTAAGGATAAGCGTATACTTGCAACAGGATATAACGGTGCTCCCATGGGATGCAAGCATTGTGACGAAGTTGGTTGCTTAAGGGAAAAACTTAATATACCTTCCGGAGAAAGGCATGAACTGTGCAGAGCTATACATGCAGAGCAAAATGCAATTGTCCAGGCAGCTTATTCGGGTACTAGCGTAAAGGACGGAACTCTTTATGTTACAACTCAACCCTGTGTTTTGTGTGCAAAGATGGCAATTAATGCAGGGATTAAGAAAATTGTATTTAAGGGAGATTATCCGGATAATTTAGCCATGGACTTATTGAAAGAAACAGGGATAAGAGTTGTAAAATTTGATGGAGAATAG
- a CDS encoding MraY family glycosyltransferase: protein MLSLFYEYLICFALAFIVSFFTTPIAKKVAFCIGAIDIPKDERRMHKKPIARLGGLAIFSGFIIALMFGLFCTIIGVVGIIPDKQLLGMLVGVFIIIGIGIVDDIKQLGPKIKLLFQILAAVSVVWISGDKISIITNPFSTTGISILSDFIAYPLTILWIVGITNAINFIDGLDGLAAGVSSISYLSLMFISILQGDEQTAMIIAVLAGATLGFLPYNFNPAKIFMGDTGSTFLGFTLGVISIQGMMKTYAAISIAIPILVLGLPLFDTTFAILRRLVQGKPIMAPDRGHLHHRLIDMGFSQRQSVVTMYAVSGALGLVAIVLADKGALSAVILIIAVSVFLIAGSRYMSEIDDSPDLIEKTEEESVPNLSVQKAKE, encoded by the coding sequence GTGTTGTCTTTGTTTTATGAATATTTAATATGTTTTGCTCTTGCATTTATAGTTTCTTTTTTTACCACTCCGATAGCAAAAAAGGTAGCGTTTTGCATCGGAGCAATTGACATTCCTAAAGATGAAAGAAGAATGCATAAAAAGCCCATAGCTCGATTGGGAGGTTTGGCTATATTTTCGGGCTTTATTATTGCGTTGATGTTTGGACTGTTTTGTACAATTATTGGTGTTGTAGGAATTATACCCGACAAACAATTGCTGGGAATGCTTGTTGGTGTTTTTATAATAATAGGAATAGGTATAGTGGATGATATAAAACAATTAGGGCCAAAGATAAAGCTGCTGTTTCAAATATTAGCTGCTGTATCTGTTGTTTGGATATCCGGTGATAAAATATCGATAATCACAAACCCTTTTTCAACAACAGGTATTTCCATACTTAGTGATTTTATTGCATATCCCTTGACTATTCTTTGGATTGTGGGGATTACAAATGCTATTAATTTTATTGATGGGCTGGATGGTCTTGCAGCTGGAGTTTCTTCCATTTCATATTTATCTTTGATGTTTATATCAATATTACAAGGTGACGAACAGACTGCAATGATTATTGCTGTTTTGGCCGGTGCTACTTTGGGATTTCTTCCCTATAACTTCAATCCAGCAAAGATATTTATGGGAGACACCGGATCTACATTCTTAGGGTTTACCTTAGGAGTTATTTCAATTCAGGGAATGATGAAAACCTATGCAGCTATATCTATAGCCATTCCTATATTAGTTCTTGGATTGCCTTTGTTTGATACAACTTTTGCCATCTTAAGAAGACTTGTTCAAGGAAAGCCGATAATGGCACCTGATAGAGGACATTTGCATCACAGGCTTATTGACATGGGATTTAGTCAAAGGCAATCGGTGGTGACAATGTATGCCGTTAGCGGTGCTTTAGGACTTGTAGCTATCGTTTTGGCAGACAAGGGAGCCTTGAGTGCTGTTATACTTATAATTGCCGTATCAGTATTTTTAATTGCCGGTTCAAGGTATATGAGTGAAATTGACGATTCTCCGGACTTAATAGAAAAGACTGAGGAGGAAAGTGTACCTAATTTATCGGTGCAAAAAGCTAAAGAATAG
- the wecB gene encoding non-hydrolyzing UDP-N-acetylglucosamine 2-epimerase has product MEKLKVTVVFGTRPEAIKMAPLVKELKKYEEIETTVCVTAQHRQMLDQVMDIFSIKADFDLDIMKDRQTLVDITTRGLEGLSKVFAEVKPDIVLVHGDTTTTFVGSLAAFYNKISVGHVEAGLRTNDKYFPYPEEINRKLTGVLADIHFAPTKTNKNNLIKENINENKIYITGNTVIDAIRTTVKKEYIFQNAELNNIDFGSKKVITVTAHRRENLGTPLENICQALKYIVDIHEDVEIVYPVHLNPAVQSVARKIMGGHTRIHLIDPIDVQDMHNLMDRSYLIMTDSGGLQEEAPSLGKPVLVLRNETERPEAVEAGTVKLAGTQKDRIVSLAEELITDEDAYQKMAKAVNPYGDGFASERIVKALLYEYGFTKEKPLEFLIG; this is encoded by the coding sequence TTGGAAAAGTTAAAAGTGACAGTTGTTTTCGGTACAAGACCGGAAGCTATAAAAATGGCACCATTGGTTAAAGAATTAAAAAAATATGAGGAAATTGAAACAACGGTTTGTGTTACTGCTCAGCATCGGCAGATGCTGGACCAGGTTATGGATATATTCAGTATAAAAGCGGATTTTGATTTGGATATAATGAAAGACAGGCAGACCCTTGTAGATATAACAACAAGAGGATTGGAAGGGCTGAGCAAAGTTTTTGCTGAAGTCAAGCCGGATATAGTTCTTGTACATGGGGATACTACCACTACTTTTGTGGGAAGTCTGGCTGCTTTTTACAACAAGATCAGTGTCGGACATGTTGAGGCAGGGCTTAGGACGAATGATAAGTATTTCCCCTATCCGGAAGAAATTAATAGAAAACTTACAGGTGTTTTGGCTGATATTCATTTTGCTCCAACCAAAACCAATAAAAATAACTTGATTAAGGAAAACATAAACGAAAATAAAATATACATAACCGGTAATACTGTAATTGACGCAATCAGGACTACTGTAAAAAAAGAGTATATTTTTCAGAATGCCGAACTTAATAATATTGATTTTGGCAGCAAGAAAGTTATAACTGTTACTGCACACAGAAGGGAAAATTTAGGTACTCCTTTGGAGAACATTTGCCAGGCGCTAAAGTACATTGTGGACATACATGAAGATGTAGAGATAGTATATCCGGTGCATTTAAATCCTGCTGTTCAGTCGGTGGCAAGGAAAATTATGGGCGGACATACAAGAATCCACCTGATTGATCCCATAGATGTTCAGGATATGCACAATCTTATGGACAGATCTTACCTGATAATGACGGATTCCGGAGGACTTCAGGAGGAGGCACCTTCTTTGGGGAAACCTGTGCTGGTTCTCAGAAACGAAACTGAAAGGCCTGAGGCTGTAGAAGCGGGTACAGTTAAGCTTGCTGGTACACAAAAGGACAGAATTGTCAGCCTTGCTGAAGAGCTTATTACCGATGAAGATGCCTATCAGAAGATGGCTAAAGCTGTTAATCCTTATGGGGATGGCTTTGCCTCTGAAAGGATTGTAAAAGCGCTATTGTATGAATATGGATTCACTAAAGAGAAACCTTTGGAGTTTCTGATAGGATGA
- a CDS encoding ATP synthase subunit I: MKGKILQGFLKIRLIIVYMILIIISIILFNNRWDIVIGLTCGTLVSVMKYIEISRFISKILKRERKRLYSEVFAKFMSLQVITALLMAAAIKIDLQFFWGFVSGVLLIPVIITINGITEALGISHNNFQ; encoded by the coding sequence TTGAAAGGTAAGATTTTGCAAGGTTTTTTGAAAATTAGGCTGATAATAGTTTACATGATATTAATAATCATTAGCATTATATTATTTAATAATAGATGGGACATAGTTATTGGATTAACATGCGGGACACTGGTTTCAGTGATGAAGTATATAGAAATATCAAGATTTATATCAAAAATTTTAAAAAGAGAGCGGAAGAGATTATATTCGGAAGTTTTTGCAAAGTTCATGTCGTTGCAGGTAATAACTGCTTTATTGATGGCAGCTGCAATAAAAATAGATTTGCAGTTTTTTTGGGGATTTGTATCAGGTGTATTGCTTATACCTGTAATAATAACTATTAATGGAATAACAGAGGCCTTGGGCATATCCCATAATAACTTTCAATGA
- a CDS encoding F0F1 ATP synthase subunit A, whose product MEELGERIKEVMTSNRIDIHLFGYTIPISDAVITMWIIMGVLIILSIIFTRKLETIPEGKQNVVETIVEFINKLTESSIGHHWKLFAPYIGTVLLFLVFSNTISIFNIIPSGEQLYKLTHIGALKKIPDFNLLPPTKNASVAMGFAVMSMIAVIISGIRVNKVKGWLKSFLKPVPILLPFKILDYFIRPLSLCFRQYGNVLGAVIIMELIYSSMPAFLPGALSIYFDIFDGVLQAYVFVFLTSLYIAEGIE is encoded by the coding sequence GTGGAAGAGCTTGGAGAAAGAATCAAAGAGGTAATGACGAGTAATAGAATCGATATACATCTGTTTGGATATACCATACCCATCTCAGATGCTGTAATAACCATGTGGATAATCATGGGGGTTTTAATAATACTATCCATTATTTTTACACGAAAGCTTGAAACAATTCCCGAGGGAAAGCAAAATGTGGTAGAAACTATTGTTGAGTTTATAAATAAATTGACCGAAAGTTCGATCGGACATCATTGGAAGCTCTTTGCGCCTTATATTGGAACAGTTCTGCTTTTTCTTGTTTTTTCGAATACCATATCAATTTTTAACATAATTCCAAGCGGTGAACAACTGTATAAATTGACTCATATTGGGGCACTTAAAAAAATTCCCGATTTTAATCTTTTGCCGCCAACAAAGAATGCCAGTGTTGCTATGGGTTTTGCAGTTATGTCCATGATAGCTGTTATTATTTCGGGAATAAGGGTAAATAAAGTAAAGGGATGGCTTAAGAGTTTTTTGAAGCCTGTTCCGATATTATTGCCCTTTAAAATACTTGATTATTTCATAAGACCTTTATCGTTATGTTTTCGGCAGTATGGGAATGTATTGGGAGCAGTTATTATTATGGAGCTGATTTATAGTTCCATGCCGGCATTTCTTCCGGGAGCGTTAAGTATCTATTTTGATATTTTTGACGGAGTTTTGCAGGCATACGTTTTTGTGTTCCTCACATCACTCTATATTGCTGAGGGCATTGAATAA
- the atpE gene encoding ATP synthase F0 subunit C, with the protein MGVQAFAISLALLACVTAGIGISFATAKAVEAVARQPEAASKIQTVMLLGAALAEATAIYGFVIALLMVLLK; encoded by the coding sequence ATGGGTGTTCAGGCATTTGCAATAAGTTTGGCATTATTGGCATGTGTAACTGCAGGAATAGGTATCAGCTTTGCTACAGCAAAAGCAGTAGAAGCAGTTGCAAGACAGCCGGAGGCAGCATCTAAGATCCAAACTGTTATGCTTTTAGGTGCAGCTTTGGCAGAAGCAACAGCTATTTATGGCTTTGTTATTGCATTATTAATGGTATTGTTGAAATAA
- the atpF gene encoding F0F1 ATP synthase subunit B, giving the protein MGILFNIPDFVWTMINLAVLYLILRKVLFKPVTEFMENRANSIRQQLEESKANNQKALELKENYEKIIASIQMEAEKIKKEAEREAQEKYDEIIKQAKAEAEILIAKAREEMEMERIEMMKNMRNEIVSLALEAASKVIEANMDTEANRRFVDEILDRKNIA; this is encoded by the coding sequence ATGGGTATACTGTTTAATATTCCTGATTTTGTATGGACAATGATAAATCTTGCAGTATTGTACTTGATACTTAGAAAGGTTCTATTTAAGCCTGTTACCGAGTTTATGGAAAATAGGGCTAATTCCATCAGGCAGCAGTTGGAGGAGTCGAAGGCAAACAATCAAAAAGCTTTGGAGCTTAAGGAAAATTATGAGAAAATTATTGCCTCGATTCAAATGGAAGCTGAAAAGATAAAGAAGGAAGCAGAAAGGGAAGCACAAGAAAAATACGATGAAATAATTAAGCAGGCTAAAGCTGAAGCCGAAATATTAATAGCTAAAGCAAGAGAAGAAATGGAAATGGAAAGAATTGAGATGATGAAAAATATGAGAAATGAAATTGTGAGTCTTGCTTTAGAGGCTGCTTCTAAAGTTATAGAGGCAAATATGGATACTGAAGCAAACCGTAGGTTTGTGGATGAAATATTGGATAGAAAAAATATTGCATAG
- a CDS encoding F0F1 ATP synthase subunit delta: MPLVEARYAEALIEITEENHSTDKVLSDFNTFISIFDNTPELEEYLKKPNVQSTAKKKLLDELFMGQVDENFLKFLYLLVDKNRINCIRGILQEYKRMADEKKNVLNLKIISAVPLDHLQIEKIKKKYAEIYRKDRVTAVVNIDRSLIGGIKVQVGDRVEDYSVKSRLDSLKKLLTER; this comes from the coding sequence ATGCCATTGGTTGAAGCCAGATATGCTGAGGCATTGATTGAAATAACCGAAGAAAATCACAGTACTGATAAAGTATTAAGTGATTTTAATACTTTTATAAGCATTTTTGATAATACTCCTGAATTGGAAGAATATTTAAAGAAACCTAATGTGCAATCAACAGCAAAAAAGAAATTGCTGGATGAATTGTTTATGGGGCAAGTAGATGAAAATTTTTTAAAGTTTTTATATTTATTGGTAGACAAAAACAGAATCAATTGTATCAGAGGAATTTTGCAAGAATACAAAAGAATGGCTGATGAAAAGAAAAATGTGTTGAATTTGAAAATAATTTCTGCAGTTCCGTTGGATCACCTGCAGATTGAGAAGATAAAGAAAAAATATGCTGAAATCTATAGAAAAGACAGGGTAACTGCTGTTGTGAACATAGACCGATCCTTAATTGGAGGAATTAAAGTGCAAGTAGGGGACAGAGTAGAGGATTATTCCGTAAAGTCGAGATTGGATAGCCTCAAGAAGTTGCTAACGGAAAGGTGA